The Urbifossiella limnaea nucleotide sequence GAACGGCTCGCCGGCCCGCCCGGTCTCGACCGCCTCAGCGCCGACGTGGTCGCCCTCCGGGGCCGGCTGCTGAAGGACCGCTACCGCCGCGACCCCGACCCAGCGCTCGCGGCCGAGAGCACCGGCTGGTACGAGGCCGCCGCCGCCCGCGCGCCCGACCCGACGTACCCGCTGGTGAACGCCGCGACCATGCGCCGCCTCGCGGGCGATCTCGCCGCCGCGCGCCGCCACGCCGCCGCCGTGCTCGCCGCCGTCCGCTTGACGGCCGACGACTACTGGGCGCTGGCCACCGCCGGCGAGGCGGAGTTGGTGGCCGGCAACCTGGACGCCGCCGGCGCCCACTTCGACGCCGCCGTCGGCCGGATGATCATCACCGAGGACTACGGCTCGCTGGCGGCGCTGATCGGCAACCTGCGGCTGCTCGCCGCGGCCGGCGTCGGCGGCGAACTCGACTGGATCCACGCCCGCCTGGGCAGCGTCGTCGTCTACTCCGGCCACCGCATCGACCCGCCCGGCGCCGCGGTCCGCTTCCCCGACGACCCCGCCCTCGTCGGGCGCGTCCGCGCCGCGGTCCGCGCCGAGCTGGCGGCGATGAACGCGCGGTTCGCGTTCGGGTCGCTGGCCGGCGGGGCCGACGTGCTGTTCGCGGAAGAACTCCTGAACCGCGGCGCCGACCTGCAAGTGGTTCTGCCGTGCGCCGCCGACGACTTCCGCCGCACGAGCGTGGACTACGACCGCCCCGAACTGCGGCACTGGGCCGACCGCGCGGCCGCTGTGCTCGGGCGACTACGGCCGGACCAGATCCACCACGCGACGGAAGAGCCGTACCTCGGCTCGGGGCAGCTGTTCGCGTACACGAACGAGGTGATCCAGGGCATGGCCCTGGTCCGGGCGGCACAGTTCGGCTTCCCGCCCGAGGCGGTCGTGGTGCTGGACCCGGCCGCCACGCCGAACGAGGGCGGAACGCGGCACTTCCGCGACGTGTGGACGGCGGCCGGCCGGCCGTGCCGCACCATCGACCTGGAGGCCGTTCGCGGGTTCGCGGCGGCCCGATCCGGCCGGTCGGGCGACGGCCGGGAGCCGCCGCCGGCCTCCCTGCCCCGCCCGATCCGGGCCATGCTGTTCGCCGACGTGGCCGCCTTCAGCCGGATGCGCGAGGAGTTCGCGCCGGCGTTCTTCACGCGGTTCTCCGACCTGCTCGCCGCCGCGCTGGCGGCCGCCGGCCCCGCGGCGCTCATGGCCAACACGTGGGGCGACGGCTTCTTCGCCGTCTTCCCCGGGGCGGTGGAGGCGGCCGAATTCGCGACCGATCTGCTGGCGCGGTTCGAGGCGGCGGCTGCCGACTGGCAGGCGGTCGGCTTCCCGGATCCGAACCCGCTGCGGGTGGGGCTGCACGTCGGGCCGGTGTTCGAGCGGGCCGACAACCCGGTGCTGAAGGGGCGGAACGTGTTCGGCCGGCACGTCAACCGCGCCGCCCGGATCGAGCCGGTGACGACGCCGGGCTGCGTCTACGCCAGCGAGCAGTGCGCGGCCCAGCTGGCGGTCCGCGACCCGGGCCGGTTCGCGTGCGACTTCGTCGGCGTGGAGCAGTTGCCGAAGGGCGGCGGCCCGCTGCCGCTGTTCCGGGTGTCGCCCGCGGCGTCGCGTGGTTAGCCCCCCGGAACGGCGAGGCGCGCCCGCACGCGGTCGCGGCCGGCCGCCGCCTCCGCGCGCCCGGGGCTCACCGCCAGCGCCGCCTCGTAGTGCTCGAGCGACCCCTCCAACTCGCCGCGCTCCTCCAACTGCCGGCCGAGGGCGACGTGAGCGTCCTCGTGCCGCGGGTCGAGGCGGACGGCCGCGCGGAGCACCTCCCGGCACTCGCCCAGGCGGCCGTCGCGGGCCAGCGCCCGGGCCAGGAAGTAGTGCGCGGCCGCCGACCCCGGGCAGTCGGCGACGCCCTTGCGGAACGCCGCCGTCGCCCCGGGCCAGTCCTGCTCCGCCTCCCGCGAGAACCCGAAGCCGAGGTGCCCGGCCGGGTCGGCGGGCGCGGCCTCGATCGCCCGCCGGTAGAAGCCCACCGCCCGCGCCGGCCGGCCGCGCGCCCGCCACACGTCGCCGAGCCCGGACAGCGCCGTCGAAAACCCCGGCTGGAGCTCGACCGCCCGCGTGAAGCCGGCCTCCGCCGCGGCCAGGTTCACGAGCCGAACCGGCAGCGCCGTCGGCAGCCGGCGGTACCCGACTGCCCGCGCCGCCCGCAGCCGCGCCAGGTTGGTGTGGGCCGGGGCGTACGTGGCGTCGGCCGCCAGCGCCGCGCGGTACTCCGCTGCCTCGCCGTCCTGGTCGCCGAGCGCCGCCAGCACGGTGCCGCGGCCGGTGCGGGCGGCGGCGTACGTCGGCGACAGGCGGACGGCCTCGTCGTAGGCGGCGAGCGCCGCCGCCGGGTCGCCGCCGTCGCGGAGGGCCGCCCCGAGGTTGTGCCACGCCGCCGCCGTGCCCGGGCGCAAGGCCACGGCCGCCTGACAGGCGCGGGCGCGGCGGGCGGCCGTACCCGACCGCGACGGCAGCTCGAACTGCCCGAGGATCATCAGCGTCGGGAAGTCGCTCGGGCTGCGCCGCAGCGCCGCCTCGGCCGCCGCGGCGCGCGGCACCGGATCGACCATGCTCAAGCTGGCGATGGCCGCCACGAACCACGCCGGCTGCCGCGCCTCGTCCGCCCGGCGGAGCACCGCCGCCACCTCGTCCCACCGCCGGCCGACGACCGCTGCGCGGGCCGCGACCCGGAACTCGTCCGGGTCCACCCGTGCGAGCACGTCGGCCACCGCGGCCTGCGTGGCCGGCTCGTCCACGGCCGCCGCCACCCACCACGTCAGTTCGGCGACCAGCCGGGCCGACGCCAGCGACCCTTCGACCGCCGCCGCCGCGTCGGCCGGTG carries:
- a CDS encoding adenylate/guanylate cyclase domain-containing protein, with product MTPDELLGAAASGSILEQFAVAHPDRFPAAWDADPAGPRLYRAFAARLIARGHPAQGLGLAGRGVAAYPGDAELRYLVALGFARGGKARSAGHALDPLLRERLAGPPGLDRLSADVVALRGRLLKDRYRRDPDPALAAESTGWYEAAAARAPDPTYPLVNAATMRRLAGDLAAARRHAAAVLAAVRLTADDYWALATAGEAELVAGNLDAAGAHFDAAVGRMIITEDYGSLAALIGNLRLLAAAGVGGELDWIHARLGSVVVYSGHRIDPPGAAVRFPDDPALVGRVRAAVRAELAAMNARFAFGSLAGGADVLFAEELLNRGADLQVVLPCAADDFRRTSVDYDRPELRHWADRAAAVLGRLRPDQIHHATEEPYLGSGQLFAYTNEVIQGMALVRAAQFGFPPEAVVVLDPAATPNEGGTRHFRDVWTAAGRPCRTIDLEAVRGFAAARSGRSGDGREPPPASLPRPIRAMLFADVAAFSRMREEFAPAFFTRFSDLLAAALAAAGPAALMANTWGDGFFAVFPGAVEAAEFATDLLARFEAAAADWQAVGFPDPNPLRVGLHVGPVFERADNPVLKGRNVFGRHVNRAARIEPVTTPGCVYASEQCAAQLAVRDPGRFACDFVGVEQLPKGGGPLPLFRVSPAASRG